The genomic region TTTGAACCATCGAATAGAACGAATTCATGATAAAATTTATTATCCCAAAAACTACTATAAAAACTATCAAAGATATCACAAAAGCACTCTTCAACGCAAAACTTATCCTGACCCTCATGTATACCCCCAAAAAGAACGAATACCAAACCTTATAATAACCCATTAAAGTATTAACCTTCAAGATCAATTTCATCAATAGCGCTAAATAAATTTGAATGGTTTGAAGAACAAGTTAAGAAAAAGAAAGTTTACAAACACGTATACAAACACCCTTACCTAGAAACAATTTTGGTCAGTCATCATACTTGATAATTATTTTCTACAACGTTACAACAAGACACTTAAGGTAACTATTAAGGATTACTCAAAGGCAAAGACGAATAAAAAGTACACTAATTATCTGATTGCATTAGTAAGCATTCTGATGAGATAAGAAAACTTCTCATATAGAAAAGCAAAAGAATTTACAAAGTATATCTAGAGATTACTGATTTTTTATTTCGTAAGTAGTATAAGAAGGACGATAAGTAAGATCATAACTACAGACACTAATTAACTAACCATATCTCATTCTAAATGACTAAGAATTTCATAAAAAACCAAAAATTTTACATATGTTGTCATTATTGAATATAATCTTCTGTATGGCACTAGGCGATATTTTAGTAGAAATGGGAGTAATATCCCCCGAGGAACTCACATCATACTTACACAAACAAAAAACTACCAATAAAAAACTTGGCGAAATTCTTGTAGAAGAAGGAAAAATTGATGAATTAAAGTTATACGAGATACTTTCTCTACAATTCAATATAAAATTCGAAACTTCACTAGAATTACCGACTGCTGAAAAAGCTCAAATACTACTTTCACTACTACCAATCGATTTTTGTAAGAAAAAGATAGTAGCTCCAATTGACTTTAGGGACGATTTTATAGTTGTAGCTATTGACAATCCATCAGACTTCGATCTTATAAACGAAATAAGGTTTATAACAGGAAAACATGTTGAAACTAGATTCGCTACAACTTCGGCAATAAGAGAATACATAAATGATCTTCAAAGTTTATTATCAGGCAAAATTGTTGAAAAAAAGGAAATTTTCGATAAAAAAAATAAAAATACTCAAATCAAAGAAGACTCAAAAGTTATATCAACGGTTAACAATATAATAATAGAAGGCATAAATCGCAAGGCAAGTGATATTCACCTAGAAATCTATGAAGATAAGGTTACTTTGAGATATAGGATAGATGGAAAACTATACAAAGCTGAGGGACCATCTTTACAAATTTATCCTGCTGTAGTTTCAAGAATAAAAATCATGTCGGGACTAGACATATCTGAAAGAAGGTTACCACAAGATGGAGCAATAAAGTTTGAATATATGGGAAAAGATATCGATATAAGAGTATCCGTAATTCCAGGAATATATGGCGAGAATGTGGTTTTAAGAATACTTTCAAAAGATGTTGCTATAATATCTGACTTATCTTCAATAGGCATGACACTCGAAGAAGTTAAAGTGTTCAAAGAAGCATTACTCAAGCCTAACGGAATGATACTTGTTACAGGACCTACAGGTAGTGGCAAAACTACCACACTTTACGCAGGACTCAATTTTCTAAAGAAGTTTGACAAAAAAATAATTACAGCAGAAGACCCTGTTGAATACCAAATAGAAGGTATTGAACAGATACAAGTAAATCCTGATATAGGATTTACATTTGCTAATGCATTAAGAGCATTCCTAAGACATGACCCAGATGTAATAATGGTAGGAGAAATAAGAGATACTGAAACAGCAGAAATTGCCATAAGAGCAGCACTTACAGGACACCTTGTAATATCGACTCTACACACAAATGATGCTTCATCCTCTATCACAAGGTTAATTGACATGGGAATTCCAACTTATCTTGTATCTTCAACACTAAACTTAGTGATTGCTCAAAGACTTGTAAGGAAACTATGTAATAACTGTAAATCAGAAGTAAGCATAAAGTCTGTTAACTTAAGTGACGATATCAGAAACTATTTCACGCCAAACGAAAAGATATTCCAACCTGTAGGATGCAGTAAATGTAATAGAACAGGCTTCAGTGGAAGAATACCAATATTTGAAATGCTTCAAATAAACGAAGAGATAAAAAGTGCAATACTAAAAAACTTATCTTCATTTGAACTCAAACAAATTGCTCGAAAAAACGGAATGAAAACTCTAAGAGATTCAGGTATGGATAAAGTAAAGAAAGGACTAACAACCTTAGAAGAAGTACTAGCAGTGAGTTAAATATGTCTAAATTTCCATCACCAGAAAACTTCAAAAACCACAAAACCAAGCCTCAAGAGTTCATAGAAAATTTTATTCATTACCCTAACTACTTACTCTCAAAAAATATATTACCTAGAAAGTTTAAGCGGTGCTATATCTACGACATAATGGAACAGAAATTCGTTGATTTCTTTCTTGATTACGGCAAATACTACTTAGGTTTCTCTGATAAATACTTAACAAAAATGACAAAAAACTATCTAAAAACCACCATACTATCTTATACAAACGGGATATTTACATATAGGTTTCTAAAGTTACTCAGAGAAATATTCGAATTCAACACAATAATGCTTACCAGAGATATTGAAAACTTGAATCATCTAATACAAGAAGTGATAAACGATGAAATCATCGTCAACTCAGAGTTCTTACTAACACAGATAAGAAAAAGCAAATTATCAAAGAAACCTAATGTATCTGAACCATTTGACGAAATCCTAAACTATTCGGAAATACCAAAAACAACAAATTTACTATTCCTTGGTAGGGGTATCAGGTATCCACAAATTTTGAAAACCTTAAATAACCTAGACATCGAACATGTTGTACTAGGATTAGGTAGGTTTTTTATCTTACTATCTAGAACTAAAATACAAAATCATCCTCTATCCAGAATAACTGAATTTGACGCTATGTTTGGATATTACTACCTACTTAGAGAAAAATTTTTGATTGAAAATAAACTGAGTGAATTAAAAAAACTATCTAAAAGATGGTTATCAAAATTTGTTGAGCTAGGCACCGCTGATGATATATCTCCGTATTGTATCAAAATAAAAAACTCTGCTGAAGAATTAAACATAAAACTACTTCAAGAAGGCATAATAACTAAGGGTAACATTCTATTCTTTTCCTATCAGCACGAAGAAAACGACTTCAGGAGGTTGAGAAGAAAACTAAATCATTTTTTAACATACACTAATTCTTCAAAATTCTAATCACATTCCTAGTAAATTATGTATTTACCTAATGATTTTACTAAATCTTGTGTTAATTTCATAAAGAAACAACTACTTATTTATCATTTATTTAAGTATGTCTTTCTACAGGAATGTCTTACTTTTGATTTTTGTCATTTTTTTACATAGAATCGTAACAGGAGATAGTATTATGGATCTAAACCTCG from Brevinematales bacterium harbors:
- a CDS encoding ATPase, T2SS/T4P/T4SS family; this translates as MALGDILVEMGVISPEELTSYLHKQKTTNKKLGEILVEEGKIDELKLYEILSLQFNIKFETSLELPTAEKAQILLSLLPIDFCKKKIVAPIDFRDDFIVVAIDNPSDFDLINEIRFITGKHVETRFATTSAIREYINDLQSLLSGKIVEKKEIFDKKNKNTQIKEDSKVISTVNNIIIEGINRKASDIHLEIYEDKVTLRYRIDGKLYKAEGPSLQIYPAVVSRIKIMSGLDISERRLPQDGAIKFEYMGKDIDIRVSVIPGIYGENVVLRILSKDVAIISDLSSIGMTLEEVKVFKEALLKPNGMILVTGPTGSGKTTTLYAGLNFLKKFDKKIITAEDPVEYQIEGIEQIQVNPDIGFTFANALRAFLRHDPDVIMVGEIRDTETAEIAIRAALTGHLVISTLHTNDASSSITRLIDMGIPTYLVSSTLNLVIAQRLVRKLCNNCKSEVSIKSVNLSDDIRNYFTPNEKIFQPVGCSKCNRTGFSGRIPIFEMLQINEEIKSAILKNLSSFELKQIARKNGMKTLRDSGMDKVKKGLTTLEEVLAVS